Proteins co-encoded in one Natrarchaeobius halalkaliphilus genomic window:
- a CDS encoding HIT family protein produces the protein MSTIFSRIVDGEIPARVVYEDETTVAFLDANPMSPGHTLVIPKSEFERLNDVPDDVASDLYASIHRLVPVVEDAVDADASTVAFNNGEAAGQEVPHVHCHIIPRFDGDGGGPIHMVAGEQPELTDDELDGIADDISSGV, from the coding sequence ATGAGTACGATCTTCAGCCGGATCGTCGACGGCGAAATTCCCGCTCGAGTCGTGTACGAAGACGAGACGACGGTCGCGTTTCTCGACGCGAACCCGATGTCTCCCGGACACACGCTCGTTATTCCCAAATCCGAGTTCGAGCGACTGAACGACGTCCCGGACGACGTCGCGTCGGACCTCTACGCCAGCATCCACCGACTGGTCCCCGTCGTCGAGGACGCAGTCGACGCCGACGCCTCCACCGTGGCGTTCAACAACGGCGAAGCGGCGGGTCAGGAGGTCCCACACGTTCACTGTCACATCATTCCACGCTTCGACGGCGACGGCGGCGGTCCCATCCACATGGTCGCGGGCGAACAACCCGAACTCACCGACGACGAACTCGACGGAATCGCCGACGATATTTCGTCCGGCGTATGA
- the hisA gene encoding 1-(5-phosphoribosyl)-5-[(5-phosphoribosylamino)methylideneamino]imidazole-4-carboxamide isomerase yields the protein MTAFPEFEVIPAVDVQDGEVVQLVQGERGTERTYGDPVEAAQRWIDAGAETLHLVDLDGAFDGERGNAEAIDSVLEAVDVPTQLGGGIRTVEDATGLLERGLDRVILGTAAVETPEIVDEISAEHPDSVVVSLDAKDGEVVVEGWTEGAGISPVEAAERYEELGAGAILFTNVDVEGKLEGVATEPVRMLVEATDVPVIASGGVATLEDVRALSDAGAAAVVVGSALYEGRVSLAEAQAVVDE from the coding sequence ATGACTGCATTTCCGGAGTTCGAGGTGATACCTGCGGTCGACGTACAGGACGGCGAAGTGGTTCAGCTCGTCCAGGGCGAACGCGGCACGGAGCGGACGTACGGCGACCCGGTCGAGGCCGCCCAGCGCTGGATCGATGCCGGTGCCGAGACCCTTCACCTTGTCGATCTGGACGGTGCATTCGACGGCGAGCGGGGGAACGCCGAGGCGATCGATTCGGTCCTCGAGGCCGTCGACGTGCCGACCCAACTGGGCGGTGGGATTCGAACCGTCGAGGACGCCACGGGGCTGCTCGAGCGCGGGCTCGACCGCGTCATCCTCGGAACCGCGGCGGTCGAAACACCCGAGATCGTCGACGAGATCAGCGCGGAGCACCCCGACAGCGTCGTCGTCAGCCTCGACGCGAAAGACGGCGAGGTCGTCGTCGAGGGGTGGACCGAAGGGGCGGGTATCTCGCCCGTCGAGGCGGCCGAACGGTACGAAGAACTCGGTGCCGGCGCGATCCTCTTTACGAACGTCGACGTCGAAGGCAAACTCGAGGGCGTCGCGACCGAGCCCGTTCGGATGCTGGTCGAAGCAACCGACGTTCCGGTGATCGCGAGCGGCGGCGTGGCGACCCTCGAGGACGTTCGGGCGCTCTCCGATGCCGGCGCGGCCGCGGTCGTCGTCGGGAGTGCGCTGTACGAGGGGAGGGTTTCGCTCGCGGAGGCACAGGCCGTAGTCGACGAATAG
- a CDS encoding TrkH family potassium uptake protein — MRVRVDWRSSCSLTGTVLKWLSVPLAAPALLAVLDGTDPLPFLIAMAVTIVSGLALERLSDDPDLGQRESLLMVALTWFAVAIVGAIPFVLVGLGADGNSSFSGVVNGPVNAFFESMSGLTTTGATVMNAWDFENQSRATLLWRQLIQWLGGLGILIVAIGLLSHLMVGGAQLMETETQTRNVRKLRPHISETARLIWQIYVGITVLAVAVFYALYLLGLAPNMTLFNAVSHALTSVATAGFSPEAESIGAFSPIVQWSIMPFMIIGSTNFVLLYYLSRGEFTRPFESEELRFYLGTLVFFGVVVVSILAFDPEIDMGLEATVRHGLFNVVSLVTTTGYASTNFDLWTPGAKHALFLCMFLGGMAGSTTCSIKSLRWLVVFKAFRRNLFTAIHPNAVRPVRVSGGVVDEETINDIFGYVMLALVIFFALTIFLVVDAARAGEFVSEFEALGAAASIFLNIGPAFGMAGPMDNYAGFPASSRAIMIVMMWIGRIEIVPVLVLLLPAFWKS, encoded by the coding sequence ATGAGAGTTCGCGTCGACTGGCGCTCGAGTTGCAGCCTTACCGGGACCGTACTCAAGTGGTTGTCCGTCCCGCTCGCAGCACCTGCACTGCTCGCCGTCCTCGACGGCACCGATCCGCTTCCGTTCCTCATCGCGATGGCCGTCACGATCGTTTCCGGACTCGCCCTCGAGCGTCTGAGCGACGATCCCGACCTCGGTCAGCGCGAATCGCTCCTGATGGTCGCACTCACCTGGTTCGCCGTCGCAATCGTCGGTGCGATTCCGTTCGTTCTCGTCGGGCTGGGCGCGGACGGAAACTCGTCGTTTTCGGGAGTCGTCAACGGTCCCGTCAACGCGTTCTTCGAGAGCATGAGCGGCCTCACGACGACGGGGGCAACGGTGATGAACGCCTGGGATTTCGAGAACCAGTCGCGTGCCACCTTGCTCTGGCGACAGCTCATCCAGTGGCTCGGCGGACTGGGGATCTTGATCGTTGCCATCGGATTGCTCTCGCATCTCATGGTCGGTGGTGCTCAGTTGATGGAGACCGAAACTCAAACCAGAAACGTCCGCAAACTCCGGCCGCACATCTCCGAGACGGCGCGGCTGATCTGGCAGATCTACGTCGGCATCACCGTCCTCGCCGTCGCGGTCTTCTATGCGCTCTACCTCCTCGGACTCGCGCCGAACATGACGCTGTTCAACGCCGTCTCCCACGCGTTGACGAGCGTCGCGACGGCCGGCTTTTCGCCCGAGGCAGAAAGCATCGGCGCCTTTTCACCGATCGTTCAGTGGTCGATTATGCCGTTCATGATCATCGGCTCGACCAACTTCGTGCTTCTGTACTATCTCTCACGGGGCGAGTTCACCCGACCGTTCGAATCCGAAGAGCTTCGATTCTATCTCGGAACGCTCGTCTTCTTCGGCGTGGTCGTCGTTTCCATTCTCGCGTTCGATCCCGAAATCGACATGGGACTCGAGGCGACGGTTCGCCACGGGTTGTTCAACGTCGTCTCGCTGGTGACGACGACCGGCTACGCCTCGACGAACTTCGATCTCTGGACGCCCGGCGCGAAACACGCGCTGTTCCTGTGTATGTTCCTCGGCGGGATGGCCGGGAGTACGACCTGTTCGATCAAGTCGCTTCGCTGGCTGGTCGTCTTCAAGGCGTTCCGTCGGAACCTCTTTACCGCGATCCATCCCAACGCGGTTCGTCCAGTGCGCGTCAGCGGTGGCGTCGTCGACGAAGAAACGATCAACGACATCTTCGGCTACGTCATGCTCGCCCTCGTCATCTTCTTTGCGCTCACGATCTTCCTCGTCGTCGACGCCGCTCGAGCGGGCGAGTTCGTCAGCGAGTTCGAAGCGCTCGGAGCCGCCGCCTCGATCTTCCTGAACATCGGCCCCGCGTTCGGAATGGCCGGTCCGATGGACAACTACGCCGGCTTTCCGGCCAGCTCTCGAGCTATCATGATCGTCATGATGTGGATCGGCCGGATCGAGATCGTTCCCGTCCTCGTACTCCTGTTACCCGCGTTCTGGAAGTCGTAA
- a CDS encoding (2Fe-2S)-binding protein, with protein MSEHEYNAASPGASRSLTDGVSVQETENQEGIDFSINGNAVSFSGDPEKPLLYVLRNDAGLNGPKFGCGVAQCGSCEVLVDGETVISCTTPVEDVAESEVTTTRGLGTSDDPHPVQEAFIEAQAAQCGYCIHGMIVEAAALLEENPDPSDEEIDDALADNLCRCGTHDEIRTAVNRAAEEMN; from the coding sequence ATGAGCGAACACGAGTACAACGCGGCGAGTCCGGGAGCGTCCCGTTCGCTGACCGACGGTGTGAGCGTACAGGAAACCGAAAACCAAGAGGGGATCGACTTCAGCATAAACGGGAACGCGGTGTCGTTTTCCGGCGATCCGGAGAAGCCGCTTCTCTACGTCCTTCGAAACGACGCCGGCCTGAACGGACCGAAGTTCGGCTGTGGCGTCGCCCAGTGTGGCTCCTGTGAAGTGCTGGTGGACGGCGAAACGGTAATCTCGTGTACGACGCCCGTCGAGGACGTCGCGGAAAGCGAGGTGACGACGACGCGAGGGCTCGGCACGAGCGACGATCCCCATCCGGTACAGGAGGCGTTCATCGAGGCGCAGGCGGCCCAGTGTGGCTACTGCATACACGGAATGATCGTCGAGGCGGCCGCCCTCCTCGAGGAAAACCCCGATCCGTCCGACGAGGAGATCGACGACGCTCTCGCGGACAACCTCTGTCGGTGCGGGACCCACGACGAGATCAGAACCGCCGTCAACCGCGCGGCCGAGGAGATGAACTGA
- the fer gene encoding ferredoxin Fer produces the protein MPTVEYLNYEVVDDNGWDIYDDGVFEEAADAGLDNEDYGTLEVNEGEYILEAAEAQGYDWPFSCRAGACANCAAIIIEGEIDMDMQQILSDEEVEEKNVVLTCIGSAETDEVKIVYNAKHLDYLQNRVI, from the coding sequence ATGCCCACGGTAGAATACCTCAACTACGAAGTAGTGGACGACAACGGCTGGGACATTTACGACGACGGCGTCTTCGAGGAGGCCGCAGACGCGGGCCTCGACAACGAAGACTACGGCACGCTCGAGGTCAACGAAGGCGAGTACATCCTCGAGGCCGCAGAGGCACAGGGCTACGACTGGCCCTTCTCGTGCCGTGCTGGCGCGTGTGCGAACTGTGCAGCGATCATCATCGAGGGCGAGATCGACATGGACATGCAGCAGATCCTCTCCGACGAGGAAGTCGAAGAGAAAAACGTCGTCCTGACCTGTATCGGCTCGGCCGAAACCGACGAGGTCAAGATCGTGTACAACGCAAAGCACCTCGACTACCTCCAGAACCGCGTCATCTGA
- a CDS encoding xanthine dehydrogenase family protein molybdopterin-binding subunit → MSENTALSRRRFLQGSALVVAFSLTSPSTTAVASAQEELPGSLEDTPELNAWIAIEDDATVTVYTGKVELGQGIKTALAQIAADELEVEFGRIDLVTAATETTPDEGYTAGSQSMEDSGTAITYAAAQARRILLESAAEELGGEPGELSVEDGTITDGGGNEITYWDVVEDESFATDVSADVETKPPDEKAIVGSERARVDIPGKIFGDPSYVQDLRRPSDARGGADIQGEDEGEDREDVGSEELLHGRVVRPPGYVAELESVDEEEVAEMDGVIEIVRDGDFLGVVAQTEWQAIQAMEELRDGAEWNVEDSLPGRDDLYDHLREDTQDDTVVEEDGDTEAALSDAAETLEAEYRRPYQMHASIGPSCAVAEIVADDQERVLNVWTHSQGVYPLQEALEELVEAKQIDEVNCTHLEGSGCYGHNGADDVAGDAAMLTYAVEGQPVRVQWMREDENQWEPLGSAMLMEPRAGLSDDGTIVGWEYDVWSYPHSTRPPGQPLLAGMYREDAIETRENSPIPLPTGGGTRNSIPLYELENTQITHHFLPEPDVRVSALRALGGYANVFALESFVDELAHAAETDPVEFRLEHMADERARDVIETAAEEAGWADPDLNDDQGIGIGFAQYKNLSAYAAVVVEVTVDSDSGEVTVDRAVAADDSGEIVNPIGVRQQIRGGIIQSASWTLLEDVDFDAQGVTDTDWGSYPILTFPDVPDVHVELIDRPGEPYLGTGEASQGPTAAAIGNAVYDAVGARVREIPITPDRIQDALD, encoded by the coding sequence ATGTCCGAGAACACAGCACTCTCGAGGCGGCGATTTCTCCAGGGCAGCGCGCTCGTCGTGGCGTTCAGCCTCACCTCGCCCTCGACCACGGCCGTCGCGAGCGCACAGGAGGAGCTTCCCGGCAGTCTCGAGGACACGCCGGAGCTGAACGCCTGGATCGCAATCGAGGACGACGCCACCGTGACGGTGTACACCGGAAAGGTCGAACTCGGCCAGGGGATCAAAACCGCACTTGCCCAGATCGCGGCCGACGAACTCGAGGTCGAATTCGGTCGAATCGATCTCGTCACCGCGGCGACCGAGACGACGCCCGACGAGGGATACACCGCGGGCAGCCAGTCGATGGAAGACAGCGGGACGGCCATCACGTACGCCGCGGCACAGGCTCGACGGATCTTGCTCGAGTCGGCAGCGGAGGAACTCGGGGGAGAGCCGGGCGAGCTCTCCGTCGAGGACGGAACGATCACCGACGGCGGCGGAAACGAGATCACCTACTGGGACGTCGTCGAGGACGAGTCGTTCGCGACGGACGTTTCGGCGGATGTCGAGACGAAACCGCCCGACGAGAAGGCCATCGTCGGGAGTGAGCGAGCGCGCGTCGACATTCCGGGCAAAATATTTGGCGACCCCAGCTACGTCCAGGATCTGCGCCGTCCATCGGACGCTCGCGGCGGTGCCGACATCCAGGGCGAGGACGAGGGCGAGGATCGGGAAGACGTCGGTTCCGAAGAGCTACTCCACGGACGTGTCGTTCGACCGCCCGGCTACGTCGCGGAACTCGAGTCCGTCGACGAAGAGGAGGTGGCCGAGATGGACGGCGTCATCGAAATCGTCCGCGACGGAGACTTCCTCGGCGTCGTCGCGCAGACGGAGTGGCAAGCGATTCAGGCGATGGAAGAGCTTCGAGACGGCGCCGAGTGGAACGTCGAAGACAGCCTGCCCGGCCGCGACGACCTCTACGATCATCTCCGCGAGGACACGCAGGACGACACCGTCGTCGAAGAGGACGGCGACACGGAGGCGGCCCTCTCGGATGCGGCCGAGACACTCGAGGCCGAGTACCGACGGCCGTACCAGATGCACGCCTCGATCGGTCCCTCCTGCGCCGTAGCCGAGATCGTTGCGGACGACCAGGAACGGGTTCTCAACGTCTGGACCCACAGCCAGGGCGTCTACCCGCTCCAGGAAGCGCTCGAGGAGCTCGTAGAGGCCAAACAGATCGACGAGGTCAACTGCACCCATCTGGAGGGATCGGGCTGTTACGGCCACAACGGAGCCGACGACGTCGCCGGTGACGCCGCGATGCTCACTTACGCCGTCGAGGGACAGCCCGTCCGCGTCCAGTGGATGCGCGAGGACGAAAACCAGTGGGAACCACTCGGCTCCGCGATGCTGATGGAACCCCGCGCTGGGCTCTCCGACGACGGTACGATCGTCGGCTGGGAGTACGACGTCTGGAGCTATCCCCACTCGACGAGACCGCCGGGACAGCCGCTGCTGGCGGGCATGTACCGAGAGGATGCGATCGAGACACGCGAGAACTCACCCATTCCGCTTCCGACCGGCGGCGGCACTCGAAACTCGATCCCGCTCTACGAACTCGAGAACACGCAGATCACGCACCACTTCCTTCCGGAGCCGGACGTTCGCGTCTCGGCGCTTCGCGCCCTCGGCGGCTACGCGAACGTCTTCGCGCTCGAGTCGTTCGTCGACGAACTCGCACACGCCGCCGAAACGGACCCGGTCGAGTTCCGTCTCGAGCACATGGCGGACGAGCGAGCCAGGGACGTCATCGAGACGGCGGCCGAAGAAGCGGGGTGGGCCGATCCGGACCTGAACGACGATCAGGGGATCGGGATCGGCTTCGCCCAGTACAAGAACCTCTCGGCGTACGCCGCCGTCGTCGTCGAGGTAACCGTCGACTCCGACTCGGGCGAGGTGACCGTCGACCGGGCCGTCGCCGCCGACGACTCCGGAGAGATCGTCAACCCGATCGGCGTTCGACAGCAGATCCGCGGCGGAATCATCCAGTCGGCCAGCTGGACGTTGCTCGAGGACGTCGATTTCGACGCACAGGGCGTCACCGACACCGACTGGGGATCGTATCCGATCCTGACGTTCCCCGACGTTCCCGACGTTCACGTCGAGCTGATCGATCGGCCGGGCGAACCGTACCTCGGAACCGGCGAGGCCTCCCAGGGCCCGACCGCCGCCGCGATCGGAAACGCGGTGTACGACGCTGTCGGCGCTCGAGTCCGCGAAATCCCGATCACTCCCGATCGCATCCAGGACGCACTCGACTGA
- a CDS encoding inorganic phosphate transporter, producing the protein MTEVLLIVGLIVAVFVGYNIGGATTGPAFGPAVGANVITKLMAAALMSVFFFLGAVTIGPNVVTTLGDELVHTTDIFTLRANVAVLFFIGSALFVGNYAGVPASTSMTAVGAIAALGLATGQLNLAVLGEIVIWWIVAPIIGFWVAGIVGRYFYPRINAWIAIEASDGDRKMITVDRSGAIPRLRFGDDANRREITGALIVVGIGCLMGFSSGTSNIANAIAPIYGTGEIEMMPLILLGSIAVAVGCFTIARRTLDTLGNDITNLPLTAAIVVAVISSTLVIGLSFIGIPASFVVIATMSIIGLGWGRATRTTTIPDAARGEETRVSVGALTAEEEGEEPPEIGTEDPTDIPKASDLFDPSTTARVILMQNVVPIISTVGAFFTFRFVPIF; encoded by the coding sequence GTGACAGAAGTACTGCTGATCGTCGGACTCATCGTCGCAGTCTTCGTCGGCTACAACATCGGTGGCGCGACGACGGGTCCTGCGTTCGGTCCTGCCGTCGGTGCCAACGTAATCACCAAGCTGATGGCCGCGGCCCTGATGTCGGTGTTTTTCTTCCTCGGTGCGGTCACGATCGGCCCGAACGTCGTCACGACGCTCGGGGACGAACTCGTCCACACGACCGATATTTTCACGCTTCGAGCGAACGTCGCCGTTCTCTTTTTCATCGGCAGCGCGCTGTTCGTCGGCAACTACGCCGGCGTCCCCGCGTCGACGTCGATGACGGCGGTCGGAGCGATCGCCGCACTCGGTCTCGCGACCGGGCAACTCAACCTCGCCGTTCTGGGCGAGATCGTCATCTGGTGGATCGTCGCCCCGATTATCGGCTTCTGGGTGGCTGGCATCGTCGGTCGGTACTTCTATCCACGCATCAACGCCTGGATCGCGATCGAGGCCAGCGATGGCGACCGTAAGATGATCACCGTCGACCGATCGGGGGCGATCCCACGGCTCCGGTTCGGTGACGACGCGAACCGCCGCGAAATCACCGGCGCACTCATCGTCGTCGGGATCGGCTGTCTGATGGGCTTTTCCTCGGGAACGAGCAACATCGCGAACGCGATCGCCCCGATCTACGGCACCGGCGAAATCGAAATGATGCCGCTCATACTGCTCGGCTCGATCGCCGTCGCAGTCGGTTGTTTCACCATCGCTCGACGAACGCTCGACACGCTCGGTAACGACATCACGAACCTTCCGTTGACGGCAGCGATCGTCGTCGCGGTCATCAGTTCGACGCTCGTCATCGGACTCTCGTTCATCGGTATCCCGGCGAGTTTCGTCGTCATCGCGACCATGAGCATCATCGGGCTCGGCTGGGGCCGAGCAACGAGGACGACCACGATCCCGGACGCCGCCCGCGGCGAGGAAACACGCGTCTCCGTCGGTGCACTTACCGCCGAAGAGGAAGGCGAGGAACCTCCCGAAATCGGGACCGAAGACCCGACAGACATTCCGAAGGCGTCCGACCTCTTCGATCCCTCGACGACCGCTCGCGTGATCCTCATGCAAAACGTCGTCCCGATTATCTCCACCGTCGGTGCCTTCTTCACGTTCAGGTTCGTTCCAATCTTCTGA
- the hisB gene encoding imidazoleglycerol-phosphate dehydratase HisB, producing MSERTATVTRETAETSIECAVAIDGDGRATVETGIGFFDHMLTAFAKHGLFDLEIDCDGDLEIDDHHTVEDVAIVLGTAIDEALEDRSRIVRYADRRVPLDEAVAGAVVDVSGRPRYYFEGTFSQDEIGGFTSDMARHFGESLAMNAGLTLHLEVDGENAHHEVEALFKALARALDDATRVDDRREGTPSTKGTLE from the coding sequence ATGTCTGAGCGAACGGCGACAGTGACGCGGGAGACGGCCGAGACGTCGATCGAGTGTGCGGTGGCGATCGACGGTGACGGTAGAGCCACGGTCGAGACCGGCATCGGTTTTTTCGATCACATGCTGACGGCGTTCGCCAAACACGGGCTGTTCGACCTCGAGATCGACTGCGACGGCGACCTCGAGATCGACGATCACCACACGGTCGAGGACGTCGCGATCGTCCTCGGGACGGCGATCGACGAGGCGCTCGAGGATCGGTCGAGGATCGTCCGGTACGCCGACCGACGGGTCCCGCTGGACGAGGCCGTCGCAGGGGCCGTCGTCGACGTCAGCGGTCGTCCACGATACTACTTCGAGGGGACGTTCTCCCAGGACGAAATCGGCGGGTTTACGAGCGATATGGCGAGACACTTCGGGGAGTCGCTCGCGATGAACGCCGGCCTGACGCTCCACCTCGAGGTCGACGGCGAGAACGCCCACCACGAGGTCGAGGCGTTGTTCAAAGCGCTCGCGCGCGCCCTCGACGACGCGACCCGAGTCGACGACCGCCGAGAGGGAACGCCGAGTACGAAAGGAACGCTCGAGTGA
- a CDS encoding inorganic phosphate transporter, with protein sequence MVETLLLVGVVASVFVGFNIGGSSTGIAWGPAVGAGLLRKTTAAGLMTFFVFLGGWTVGRNVMETLSEGIIHIEISLAAGVAVLFFIGMGILVANVFGVPVPTSMTTVGAIAGLGLATDTLNFETIGWIVSWWVVTPIIGFWVGATIGRYVYPELNRRFEITSTEGPLLVFSPAGSRLPIGFGPNTTTQELAGTIVVFVIGCYMAFSAGASNVPNAVAPLVSSDALEPNTAIIVATIAIGLGGFTIARRTMESVGSELSDIPLLAALIVMITASTITTTLSWMGIPISLVMSSVMTIVGLGWGRATRPITAREAIRGSSDAEIAMGALTAEPEAPVTEIGAEESESALDAGDLFNPRAVIKYVSMWIIGPSMSTLLAYGFFSIFPFVG encoded by the coding sequence ATGGTGGAAACCCTTCTTCTGGTCGGAGTTGTGGCCTCCGTTTTCGTGGGGTTCAACATCGGCGGATCTTCGACGGGGATCGCGTGGGGGCCCGCCGTCGGTGCTGGGCTCTTGCGGAAGACGACCGCGGCCGGACTCATGACGTTTTTCGTCTTTCTCGGCGGTTGGACCGTCGGACGAAACGTCATGGAGACGCTGAGCGAGGGCATCATCCACATCGAAATCTCGCTGGCGGCCGGCGTCGCCGTCCTGTTTTTTATCGGGATGGGCATACTCGTGGCGAACGTCTTCGGCGTTCCCGTTCCGACGTCGATGACCACCGTCGGGGCGATCGCGGGACTCGGCCTCGCGACGGATACGCTCAACTTCGAGACGATCGGCTGGATCGTCTCGTGGTGGGTCGTCACCCCGATCATCGGCTTCTGGGTCGGTGCGACGATCGGGCGGTACGTCTATCCGGAGCTCAACCGACGCTTCGAGATCACGTCCACCGAGGGGCCGCTCCTCGTCTTTTCCCCGGCCGGCTCGAGGCTGCCGATCGGATTCGGACCGAACACCACCACGCAGGAACTCGCGGGAACGATCGTCGTCTTCGTCATCGGCTGCTATATGGCATTCAGCGCCGGCGCGAGCAACGTCCCGAACGCCGTCGCGCCGCTGGTCAGCAGCGACGCGCTCGAGCCGAACACCGCGATCATCGTCGCGACGATCGCCATCGGACTCGGTGGGTTTACGATCGCGCGCCGAACGATGGAGTCCGTCGGCAGCGAACTGAGCGACATTCCCCTTCTGGCGGCGCTGATCGTCATGATAACCGCCTCGACGATCACGACCACCCTCTCGTGGATGGGCATTCCGATCAGTCTCGTGATGTCCTCGGTGATGACGATCGTCGGCCTCGGCTGGGGACGTGCGACCCGTCCCATCACGGCTCGCGAGGCGATTCGCGGGAGTTCGGACGCGGAGATCGCCATGGGGGCGCTGACGGCCGAACCCGAGGCCCCGGTCACCGAAATCGGCGCGGAGGAATCCGAATCGGCGCTGGATGCGGGGGATCTCTTCAACCCGCGGGCCGTCATCAAGTACGTCTCGATGTGGATCATCGGCCCGTCGATGTCGACGCTACTCGCCTACGGCTTCTTCAGCATCTTCCCCTTCGTGGGATGA
- a CDS encoding A24 family peptidase has product MTLSGTFATVPDLLRLVAVPVFAWVAIRDVKTRRVSSSVWIPFSLLGAVLLVWDGVLAWNAGGGRWLAFLVPAAISLGFVVPIAYLFWWFGGFGGADAKALLVIALFFPTFPQYAVGSWTLPLSITPIGAFSFTILTNAVLVGVTIPVALAIRNAAAGRIAPVMFIGWPTAWNRVPQTHGSLLETPAGLTRRGLDLDALRMYLRWRGLSLTEIRDQPGRYRDPTTLPDEPNPPTDGAVTASGPPLGDGGDVEMPELTDESVGTDPWGADAFLADIEGTAYGTTPDELRDGLEVLATEETVWISPGTPFLVPVFVGLVIALVYGDLLLGTFF; this is encoded by the coding sequence GTGACGCTTTCCGGTACGTTCGCGACGGTTCCCGATCTCCTTCGGCTCGTTGCCGTCCCCGTTTTCGCCTGGGTCGCGATCCGCGACGTCAAGACCAGGCGGGTCTCGAGTAGCGTTTGGATTCCGTTTTCGCTGCTCGGAGCCGTCCTTCTCGTCTGGGACGGGGTGCTCGCCTGGAACGCAGGGGGCGGTCGCTGGCTCGCGTTTCTCGTTCCCGCGGCGATCAGCCTGGGATTCGTCGTCCCCATCGCCTACCTGTTCTGGTGGTTCGGCGGTTTCGGCGGCGCGGACGCCAAGGCGCTGTTGGTGATCGCGCTGTTCTTCCCGACGTTTCCACAGTACGCCGTCGGCTCGTGGACGCTGCCGCTTTCGATCACGCCGATCGGTGCGTTCTCGTTTACGATCCTCACGAACGCCGTCCTCGTCGGTGTCACCATCCCCGTCGCGCTCGCGATCCGAAACGCCGCGGCCGGACGGATCGCCCCCGTTATGTTCATCGGCTGGCCCACCGCCTGGAATCGCGTTCCGCAAACCCACGGCAGTCTCCTCGAGACGCCCGCCGGACTGACGCGTCGCGGACTGGACCTCGATGCCCTCAGAATGTACCTCCGATGGCGGGGGCTCTCGCTCACCGAAATTCGGGACCAGCCCGGGCGCTATCGCGACCCGACGACCCTTCCCGACGAGCCCAACCCGCCGACCGACGGTGCCGTCACCGCGAGCGGACCGCCGCTTGGCGATGGCGGAGACGTCGAAATGCCGGAACTGACAGACGAGTCGGTCGGGACGGACCCCTGGGGTGCCGACGCTTTCCTCGCTGATATCGAGGGTACCGCCTACGGAACGACGCCCGACGAACTCCGCGACGGACTCGAGGTGCTCGCGACCGAGGAGACGGTCTGGATCTCGCCGGGAACGCCGTTTCTCGTCCCGGTCTTCGTCGGACTGGTGATCGCACTCGTTTACGGAGATCTGTTGCTCGGAACGTTCTTTTGA
- a CDS encoding universal stress protein, translating into MISRALVPMDGSAMSEQALTYALEAYPDAEITVLHVVGEPSPLWGEATGLALADDLEETVQDHAQSTFDRARELVANADGDADVETVVELGHPVRAILTHADDYETIVVGAHGGSISDRLFVGNVAEKIVRRSPVPVVVVR; encoded by the coding sequence ATGATCTCGCGCGCCCTCGTTCCGATGGACGGCTCCGCCATGAGCGAGCAGGCCCTCACCTACGCGCTCGAGGCGTATCCGGACGCCGAGATAACCGTCTTGCACGTCGTGGGCGAACCGTCGCCGCTGTGGGGTGAGGCGACGGGACTGGCGCTTGCGGACGATCTCGAGGAGACAGTACAGGATCACGCACAGTCGACGTTCGACCGTGCACGCGAACTCGTCGCGAACGCCGACGGCGACGCGGACGTAGAGACCGTCGTCGAACTGGGCCATCCCGTTCGTGCGATCCTCACCCACGCCGACGACTACGAGACGATCGTGGTCGGCGCTCATGGCGGATCGATATCCGATCGCCTGTTCGTCGGCAACGTCGCGGAGAAAATCGTCCGTCGGTCACCGGTTCCGGTCGTCGTCGTTCGGTGA